A genomic segment from Pseudomonas sp. M30-35 encodes:
- the rpmA gene encoding 50S ribosomal protein L27, translating to MAHKKAGGSTRNGRDSEAKRLGVKMYGGQAIKAGNIIVRQRGTQFHAGYGVGMGKDHTLFAKVEGVIKFEVKGAFGRRYVSVVAA from the coding sequence ATGGCACACAAAAAAGCTGGCGGTTCCACCCGCAACGGTCGCGACTCAGAAGCCAAACGCTTAGGCGTTAAGATGTATGGCGGCCAGGCTATCAAAGCAGGCAACATCATCGTGCGTCAGCGCGGCACCCAATTCCACGCTGGTTACGGCGTTGGCATGGGTAAAGATCACACTCTCTTCGCTAAAGTCGAAGGCGTGATCAAGTTTGAAGTAAAGGGCGCCTTCGGTCGTCGTTACGTGAGCGTTGTCGCGGCTTAA
- a CDS encoding CreA family protein, protein MRVANGLLAALMVLPVLASAEEIGSVSTVFKWMGPNDKIVVEAFDDPKVEGVTCYLSRAKTGGVKGGLGLAEDRSDASIDCRQVGPIRFTGKLEDGEEVFKQRTSLIFKTMQVVRFFDQKRNALIYLVYSDRVIEGSPQNSMAAIPIMPWPSGK, encoded by the coding sequence ATGCGTGTGGCGAATGGATTGCTGGCTGCGTTGATGGTGTTGCCTGTTCTGGCTTCGGCTGAGGAAATTGGCTCGGTATCCACTGTTTTCAAGTGGATGGGGCCGAACGACAAAATTGTCGTTGAGGCTTTTGATGATCCTAAGGTTGAGGGTGTGACCTGCTATTTGTCGCGGGCCAAGACCGGCGGTGTTAAAGGTGGTCTGGGTTTGGCTGAGGATCGTTCTGATGCCTCGATTGACTGTCGTCAGGTTGGGCCGATTCGCTTTACTGGCAAGCTTGAAGATGGCGAAGAGGTATTCAAGCAGCGTACCTCGCTCATATTCAAAACCATGCAGGTGGTGCGCTTCTTCGACCAGAAGCGCAATGCGCTTATCTATCTGGTGTATAGCGACCGGGTGATCGAAGGCAGTCCGCAAAACTCAATGGCGGCTATTCCCATCATGCCGTGGCCATCTGGCAAGTAA
- a CDS encoding FKBP-type peptidyl-prolyl cis-trans isomerase codes for MSELNLTTDETRVSYGIGRQLGGQLRDNPPPGVSLDAILAGLTDAFAGKDSRVSEADMNASFKVIREVMQAEAQAKAEAAAGAGIAFLAENAGREGVNQLASGLQYEVLATGEGATPTREDTIRAHYHGTLIDGTVFDSSYDRGEPAEFPVGGVIAGWTEALQLMTAGSKWRLYVPSELAYGAQGVGSIPPHSVLVFDVELLEVL; via the coding sequence ATGTCCGAACTTAATCTTACTACTGACGAAACACGCGTCAGCTACGGCATTGGTCGTCAACTTGGCGGTCAATTGCGTGATAATCCGCCACCGGGTGTGAGCCTGGACGCGATCCTTGCAGGCTTGACTGACGCCTTCGCGGGCAAAGACAGCCGTGTTAGCGAAGCTGATATGAATGCCAGCTTCAAGGTTATCCGTGAAGTCATGCAAGCTGAAGCACAGGCTAAAGCCGAAGCGGCAGCGGGCGCTGGCATCGCATTTCTTGCTGAGAATGCTGGCCGTGAAGGTGTCAACCAGCTGGCTTCAGGCCTGCAGTATGAAGTATTGGCTACAGGTGAGGGCGCAACCCCAACCCGTGAAGACACCATTCGTGCTCACTACCACGGCACCTTGATCGATGGCACTGTTTTCGACAGCTCCTATGATCGCGGTGAGCCTGCTGAATTCCCAGTTGGCGGCGTCATCGCCGGCTGGACTGAGGCATTGCAGCTGATGACTGCTGGCAGCAAATGGCGTCTGTATGTGCCTAGCGAACTGGCTTACGGCGCCCAAGGCGTTGGTAGCATTCCGCCGCACAGCGTACTGGTATTTGACGTCGAGCTGCTCGAAGTCCTGTAA
- the rpsT gene encoding 30S ribosomal protein S20, with translation MANTPSAKKRAKQAEKRRSHNASLRSMVRTYIKNVVKAIDAKDAGLAQTAYTAAVPVIDRMADKGILHKNKAARHKSRLNAHIKALSTAA, from the coding sequence GTGGCCAATACACCTTCTGCCAAAAAACGCGCAAAACAGGCTGAGAAGCGTCGTAGCCATAACGCCAGCCTGCGCTCGATGGTCCGTACCTACATCAAAAACGTTGTTAAAGCTATCGACGCTAAAGATGCTGGTCTGGCCCAAACTGCTTACACTGCAGCTGTTCCGGTCATCGACCGCATGGCTGACAAAGGCATCCTGCACAAGAACAAAGCAGCTCGTCATAAGAGCCGCCTGAATGCCCACATCAAGGCACTCAGCACTGCTGCTTAA
- a CDS encoding polyprenyl synthetase family protein produces MQPQAFYRVVADDFTAVDGIIRQQLVSRVPLVEKIGDYIISAGGKRLRPLLVLLSGKALGLQDDNLRLLAATIEFLHTATLLHDDVVDMSDMRRGRSTANAQWGNAPSVLVGDFLYSRSFEMMVELGSMPVMKILSKATRVIAEGEVLQLSKIRDASTTEETYMEVIRGKTAMLFEASTHSAAALAGATAEQTEALRTFGDHLGVAFQLVDDLLDYRGDATTLGKNVGDDLAEGKPTLPLIYTMREGTPEQAALVRQAIQKGGIENLESIRNAVETAGALDYTAQQARDFAERAIACLDVLPASEYRDALVELSRFAVARTH; encoded by the coding sequence ATGCAACCCCAGGCTTTCTACCGCGTGGTGGCGGACGACTTCACCGCCGTTGATGGCATTATCCGTCAACAACTTGTCTCGCGTGTACCGCTGGTAGAGAAAATCGGCGACTACATTATCTCAGCTGGCGGCAAGCGCCTGCGTCCTTTATTAGTCTTGCTTAGCGGCAAGGCTCTTGGATTGCAGGACGACAACCTGCGCCTGCTGGCTGCGACCATTGAGTTCTTGCACACGGCAACCTTGCTGCATGACGACGTGGTTGATATGTCCGACATGCGCCGCGGACGCAGCACTGCCAATGCCCAATGGGGCAATGCTCCCAGTGTATTGGTTGGTGACTTCCTCTACTCGCGCTCTTTCGAGATGATGGTCGAACTGGGCTCGATGCCCGTTATGAAAATCCTCTCCAAGGCCACTCGCGTGATTGCTGAGGGTGAGGTTCTGCAGCTGTCGAAGATCCGTGATGCCAGCACCACTGAAGAGACCTACATGGAAGTCATTCGCGGCAAAACCGCAATGCTTTTTGAGGCCTCAACTCACAGTGCGGCTGCATTAGCGGGCGCCACGGCAGAGCAGACCGAAGCACTGCGCACCTTTGGTGATCACCTTGGCGTTGCCTTCCAGCTGGTTGACGACTTGCTCGACTATCGCGGTGACGCGACCACCCTGGGCAAAAACGTCGGTGACGACCTGGCGGAGGGCAAACCTACCCTGCCGCTGATCTACACCATGCGCGAAGGCACACCCGAGCAAGCCGCACTGGTGCGTCAGGCGATCCAGAAAGGTGGCATCGAAAATCTCGAAAGCATCCGCAACGCAGTTGAAACTGCCGGCGCGCTCGATTACACCGCTCAACAAGCCCGCGACTTTGCAGAACGTGCAATCGCCTGCCTGGATGTGCTGCCCGCCAGCGAGTACCGCGATGCATTGGTCGAACTGAGCCGCTTTGCCGTAGCCCGAACGCACTGA
- the cgtA gene encoding Obg family GTPase CgtA — MKFVDEVSIFVKAGDGGNGCMSFRREKFIENGGPNGGDGGDGGSVFLMADENLNTLIDYRYTRRFDAERGSNGGSTDCTGRKGEELVLRVPVGTTVIDSGTQEVIGDLTKAGQRLMVAQGGWHGLGNTRFKSSTNRAPRQTTPGKPGESRDLKLELKVLADVGLLGLPNAGKSTFIRSVSAAKPKVADYPFTTLIPNLGVVSVDRYKSFVVADIPGLIEGASDGAGLGIRFLKHLARTRLLLHLVDMAPLDLTDPSDSAVTIVDELTKFSPALAERDRWLVLNKSDQMLEEERDGRVAEVVAALDWKGPVYVVSAISGEGTQRLCQDIMAYLEARTEKMAENPAFASELAELDQRIEDEARARLQALDDQRALRRSGVKSVEDVDEDDFDDEDDDDGPEIFYVRD, encoded by the coding sequence ATGAAATTCGTCGATGAAGTATCGATTTTTGTAAAAGCCGGTGACGGTGGTAACGGCTGTATGAGTTTCCGTCGTGAAAAGTTCATCGAAAACGGTGGGCCAAACGGTGGTGATGGCGGTGATGGTGGTTCGGTATTTTTGATGGCCGATGAAAACCTCAACACGCTGATCGATTACCGCTACACCCGGCGTTTCGATGCTGAGCGTGGCTCCAATGGTGGCAGCACTGATTGCACGGGTCGTAAAGGCGAGGAATTGGTGTTGCGTGTGCCGGTTGGTACAACAGTTATCGATTCGGGCACCCAGGAAGTTATTGGTGATCTGACCAAGGCGGGTCAGCGCCTGATGGTTGCGCAGGGCGGCTGGCACGGCCTGGGTAACACTCGATTCAAATCCAGTACCAACCGTGCTCCGCGCCAGACCACGCCGGGTAAGCCGGGTGAGTCGCGTGATCTTAAGCTTGAGCTTAAAGTGTTGGCGGATGTCGGCCTGCTGGGCTTGCCTAACGCCGGTAAGAGCACCTTTATTCGTTCGGTGTCGGCGGCTAAGCCAAAAGTTGCGGATTATCCGTTTACCACGCTGATCCCTAACTTGGGCGTTGTCAGCGTCGACCGGTATAAAAGCTTCGTGGTTGCTGATATTCCAGGTTTGATCGAAGGTGCCTCTGATGGTGCTGGCCTGGGTATTCGCTTCCTTAAACACTTGGCGCGTACGCGTCTGTTGTTGCATCTTGTCGACATGGCGCCGCTGGATCTGACTGATCCTAGCGACTCGGCTGTAACTATCGTTGATGAGTTGACCAAGTTCAGTCCGGCGCTGGCTGAGCGTGATCGCTGGCTGGTGTTGAACAAGTCGGATCAGATGCTCGAAGAAGAGCGTGATGGGCGTGTGGCTGAAGTGGTCGCAGCGCTCGACTGGAAAGGGCCGGTTTATGTAGTCTCGGCTATTTCTGGTGAAGGCACGCAGCGTCTGTGTCAGGACATCATGGCCTACCTTGAGGCCCGCACTGAGAAAATGGCTGAAAACCCAGCCTTCGCTTCTGAGTTGGCTGAGCTTGATCAGCGCATTGAAGATGAGGCGCGTGCGCGTCTGCAGGCGTTGGATGATCAGCGTGCGTTGCGTCGCTCGGGGGTCAAGAGTGTCGAAGATGTCGATGAAGACGACTTTGATGATGAGGATGACGATGACGGCCCGGAAATCTTTTACGTCCGGGATTAA
- the proB gene encoding glutamate 5-kinase, with translation MRDKVTGARRWVVKIGSALLTADGRGLDRAAMAVWVRQMVALREQGVELVLVSSGAVAAGMSRLGWVSRPSAMHELQASAAIGQMVLIQAWESSFAEHGRRTAQILLTHDDLSDRKRYLNARSTLRTLVELDVVPVINENDTVVTDEIRFGDNDTLAALVANLVEADLLVILTDREGMFDADPRNNPNAKLIHEARADDPALDAVAGGVGGALGRGGMQTKLRAARLAARSGAHTVIVGGAIEQVLARLKSGERLGTLLAPERGMLAARKQWLAGHLQTRGTLVLDDGAVKALATGRKSLLPVGVRAVKGSFRRGEMVVCVAADGREIARGLANYSALEAQKIIGQSSDTIETLLGYVDEPELVHRDNLILV, from the coding sequence ATGCGTGACAAGGTGACTGGCGCGCGGCGCTGGGTGGTTAAAATCGGCAGTGCGCTGCTGACGGCAGATGGTCGTGGTCTGGATCGTGCGGCAATGGCTGTGTGGGTCCGGCAGATGGTTGCATTGCGTGAGCAAGGCGTAGAGTTGGTGCTGGTGTCTTCTGGTGCTGTGGCGGCCGGTATGAGTCGCCTGGGCTGGGTTTCACGGCCGAGCGCGATGCATGAGTTGCAAGCATCTGCTGCCATCGGTCAGATGGTGTTGATTCAGGCGTGGGAGTCGAGCTTTGCCGAGCACGGTCGGCGCACGGCGCAGATTCTGCTGACGCATGACGACCTGTCTGATCGCAAGCGCTATCTGAATGCGCGCAGCACCTTGCGCACCTTGGTTGAGCTCGATGTGGTGCCGGTGATCAATGAAAATGACACCGTGGTCACTGACGAAATTCGCTTCGGTGACAACGATACCTTGGCGGCGCTGGTTGCCAATCTGGTTGAAGCTGACTTGCTGGTTATTCTCACTGATCGCGAAGGGATGTTCGACGCCGATCCGCGTAATAACCCGAATGCCAAGCTGATTCACGAGGCGCGTGCTGACGATCCTGCCCTGGATGCTGTTGCGGGTGGCGTCGGCGGCGCTCTGGGTCGTGGCGGCATGCAGACTAAGTTGCGCGCTGCGCGGCTTGCTGCACGCTCAGGGGCGCATACGGTTATTGTTGGTGGTGCAATTGAGCAAGTGCTGGCGCGGCTTAAGTCGGGCGAGCGCTTGGGGACCTTGCTCGCGCCTGAGCGCGGTATGTTGGCAGCACGCAAGCAATGGCTTGCCGGGCACTTGCAGACGCGCGGTACATTGGTTCTTGATGATGGCGCGGTTAAAGCGCTGGCGACAGGGCGTAAAAGTCTGTTGCCGGTGGGTGTTCGCGCAGTAAAAGGCAGCTTCCGTCGCGGCGAGATGGTTGTATGTGTGGCTGCTGATGGTCGTGAAATTGCCCGTGGGTTGGCCAACTACAGTGCGCTTGAGGCGCAAAAAATTATTGGCCAGTCATCTGATACGATTGAAACGCTGCTGGGTTATGTTGATGAGCCAGAGTTGGTGCACAGGGATAACTTGATACTGGTCTAG
- the ribF gene encoding bifunctional riboflavin kinase/FAD synthetase gives MQLVRGLHNLRPQHRDCVATIGNFDGVHRGHQAILARLRERAAELGVPSCVVIFEPQPREFFGPETAPARLTRLRDKLALLAAEGVDRVLCLAFNPRLRELSAAEFVHKVLVDGLGVRHLEVGDDFRFGCDRAGDFAFLSAAAKREGFSVEAATTVELDGIRVSSTRVREALQSADFTLAELLLGRPFQIAGRVLHGQKLGRQLNAPTANIQLKRRRVPLTGVYLVSTEIDGKYWPGVANIGVRPSVKSDGSAHLEVHLLDFAGDVYGRRLTVAFHHKLRDEQRFASLEALKTAIAADIAAARAHWQGQPLK, from the coding sequence ATGCAGCTGGTACGAGGCCTACACAATCTGCGCCCCCAGCATCGGGACTGTGTCGCCACAATCGGTAATTTTGACGGCGTCCATCGTGGCCATCAGGCTATTTTGGCGCGATTGCGTGAGCGAGCAGCAGAGCTTGGCGTACCCAGCTGCGTGGTGATTTTTGAGCCGCAACCCCGCGAGTTCTTTGGCCCAGAGACTGCACCGGCGCGTCTGACACGTTTGCGCGACAAGCTTGCCTTGTTGGCCGCTGAAGGCGTTGATCGGGTGTTATGCCTGGCGTTCAATCCGCGCTTGCGTGAGTTGAGCGCCGCAGAATTTGTACACAAAGTGCTGGTCGACGGTTTGGGTGTGCGTCACTTGGAAGTGGGTGATGATTTTCGCTTCGGTTGCGATCGGGCCGGCGACTTTGCCTTTTTGTCCGCTGCCGCAAAGCGCGAAGGGTTTAGCGTTGAGGCCGCCACCACGGTTGAGCTCGATGGGATTCGCGTCAGCAGTACGCGGGTTCGAGAAGCCCTGCAAAGCGCTGATTTCACTCTTGCAGAACTGCTACTCGGGCGACCATTCCAAATTGCAGGGCGTGTCTTGCACGGCCAGAAATTGGGACGTCAGCTGAATGCGCCTACAGCCAATATTCAGCTCAAGCGTCGCCGAGTGCCATTGACCGGGGTTTATCTGGTCAGCACTGAAATCGACGGTAAGTACTGGCCCGGCGTCGCCAATATTGGCGTACGGCCCAGCGTGAAGAGTGACGGTAGCGCCCATCTTGAGGTGCACCTTTTAGATTTTGCCGGAGATGTTTATGGCCGGCGTTTGACGGTGGCGTTCCACCACAAGCTGCGTGATGAGCAGCGATTTGCCTCTCTTGAGGCGCTAAAGACGGCAATTGCTGCCGATATTGCCGCCGCCCGTGCCCATTGGCAGGGCCAACCGCTTAAGTGA
- a CDS encoding TIGR00645 family protein translates to MERFIENAMYTSRWLLAPIYFGLSLGLLALAIKFFQEIFHILPNVLSMAEADLVLVILSLIDMALVGGLLVMVMLSGYENFVSQLNIGPGKEKLSWLGKMDSGSLKMKVAASIVAISSIHLLKVFMDAKNIPDNKLMWYVIIHMTFVLSAFAMGYLDKLTKHEN, encoded by the coding sequence ATGGAACGCTTTATTGAGAATGCGATGTACACCTCGCGCTGGTTACTCGCCCCAATTTATTTTGGGTTGTCGTTGGGCTTGCTGGCGCTGGCGATCAAGTTCTTCCAGGAAATTTTCCATATCCTGCCTAACGTGCTTTCGATGGCGGAAGCTGACTTGGTCCTGGTCATCCTTTCTCTGATCGATATGGCGCTGGTCGGTGGCTTGTTGGTGATGGTGATGCTTTCGGGTTACGAAAACTTCGTCTCACAACTGAATATTGGTCCTGGCAAAGAGAAACTCAGCTGGTTGGGCAAGATGGACTCCGGTTCATTAAAAATGAAGGTCGCGGCGTCGATTGTGGCAATTTCGTCGATCCATTTGCTCAAAGTATTTATGGATGCGAAGAACATCCCAGACAACAAGTTGATGTGGTACGTAATTATCCACATGACCTTTGTACTCTCCGCATTTGCCATGGGTTACCTCGACAAGCTGACCAAGCACGAGAACTGA
- the murJ gene encoding murein biosynthesis integral membrane protein MurJ: MNLLKSLAAVSSLTMLSRVLGFVRDTIIARTFGAGVASDAFVVAFKLPNLLRRIFAEGAFSQAFVPILAEYKTQQGEEATRTFVAYVTGLLTLVLAVVTLLGVLAAPWIVWISAPGFADEPDRFALTTDLLRVTFPYILLISLSSLAGAVLNTWNRFSVPAFVPTLLNISMIVFALFLSPYFDPPIMALGWAVLVGGLLQLLYQLPHLKKVGMLVLPRLNLKDRGVWRVLKQMGPAIFGVSVSQISLIINTIFASFLVAGSVSWMYYADRLMELPSGVLGVALGTILLPALSKTYASASREDYSRLLDWGLRLCFVLVLPSAVALAVLAEPLTVSLFQYGKFSANDALMTQHALIAYSVGLLGIILVKILAPGFYAQQNIKTPVKIAIFTLFSTQLMNLAFVGPLAHVGLALSIGLAACLNASLLYWQLRKADMFQPQPGWMMYLLKLVLAVCVMASVLFGIMYYMPQWSSGGMLERLLRLGVLVAAGLISYFASLLLMGLRVRDFSRKAIG; encoded by the coding sequence ATGAATTTGCTTAAGTCGCTGGCCGCCGTTAGCTCTTTGACCATGCTCTCGCGTGTTTTAGGTTTTGTGCGCGATACCATTATTGCCCGTACATTCGGCGCTGGCGTGGCTTCGGACGCCTTTGTGGTGGCTTTTAAGTTGCCAAATTTGCTGCGAAGAATTTTTGCTGAAGGCGCTTTTTCGCAAGCATTTGTGCCTATTTTGGCTGAATACAAGACCCAGCAAGGCGAGGAGGCGACCCGGACCTTTGTCGCATACGTCACCGGCCTGCTGACATTGGTGCTTGCGGTCGTGACTTTGCTCGGGGTGTTGGCGGCACCGTGGATTGTGTGGATATCCGCTCCTGGCTTTGCCGATGAGCCTGATCGCTTCGCGCTCACCACTGATCTTTTGCGGGTTACCTTTCCTTATATATTGCTGATTTCACTGTCGTCGCTTGCCGGGGCGGTGCTCAATACGTGGAATCGATTTTCGGTGCCGGCATTCGTGCCTACGCTGCTAAACATCAGCATGATCGTGTTTGCGCTGTTTTTAAGCCCCTATTTTGATCCGCCGATCATGGCGCTGGGCTGGGCGGTGTTGGTCGGTGGTTTGCTGCAGCTGCTTTATCAGCTGCCGCACCTGAAAAAGGTCGGGATGTTGGTATTACCACGCCTGAATCTCAAGGATCGCGGTGTATGGCGGGTCCTGAAGCAAATGGGCCCGGCGATTTTTGGTGTGTCGGTTAGTCAGATTTCACTGATCATTAACACCATCTTTGCTTCATTTCTGGTGGCTGGATCAGTCTCGTGGATGTATTACGCTGACCGTTTGATGGAGCTTCCGTCCGGGGTGCTCGGCGTCGCGCTCGGTACGATTCTGTTGCCAGCGTTGTCAAAAACCTACGCCAGCGCCAGTCGCGAAGATTATTCGCGGCTGCTCGATTGGGGCCTGCGCCTGTGTTTTGTGTTGGTATTGCCGAGCGCGGTCGCGCTGGCTGTGTTGGCTGAGCCTTTGACCGTGTCGTTATTTCAGTACGGTAAATTCAGTGCGAATGATGCCTTGATGACCCAGCATGCGTTGATTGCTTATTCTGTCGGTCTGCTTGGCATCATCTTGGTGAAGATTCTGGCGCCCGGTTTTTACGCGCAGCAGAACATCAAGACACCGGTAAAGATTGCGATTTTTACGTTGTTCTCGACGCAGTTGATGAATCTGGCCTTTGTCGGTCCGCTTGCTCATGTTGGCCTGGCCTTGTCCATCGGTCTGGCGGCGTGCCTGAATGCCAGTCTGCTGTATTGGCAGTTGCGTAAGGCTGACATGTTTCAGCCGCAGCCCGGCTGGATGATGTACTTGTTGAAGCTGGTACTGGCGGTATGTGTAATGGCGTCGGTGTTGTTTGGCATCATGTATTACATGCCGCAATGGTCGTCTGGCGGCATGCTTGAGCGCCTGCTGCGCCTTGGTGTGCTGGTTGCGGCGGGGTTGATCAGTTACTTCGCCAGCTTATTGTTGATGGGCTTGAGGGTGCGCGATTTTTCGCGCAAGGCCATCGGCTAG
- the rplU gene encoding 50S ribosomal protein L21 — protein sequence MYAVIVTGGKQYKVTEGEFLKIEKLEIGTGESVTFDRVLLIGNGDDVQIGAPVVDGAKVVAEVVAQGRHDKIRIIKFRRRKHHMKRQGHRQWFTEIKITGISA from the coding sequence ATGTACGCTGTAATTGTTACTGGTGGCAAGCAATACAAAGTCACCGAAGGCGAATTCCTGAAGATCGAAAAACTCGAAATCGGTACTGGCGAATCCGTCACTTTCGATCGCGTTTTGTTGATCGGCAACGGTGACGACGTTCAAATCGGCGCACCTGTTGTAGATGGCGCTAAAGTTGTTGCAGAAGTTGTGGCGCAAGGTCGTCATGATAAAATCCGCATCATCAAGTTCCGTCGTCGTAAGCACCACATGAAGCGTCAGGGCCACCGTCAGTGGTTCACTGAGATCAAAATCACCGGTATTTCGGCCTGA